AGTTGATCGCCTTCGGCATGATCTTCTCGGGGTTCTCGGTCTCGCCTGCGGCGACGCCGCAGAGCTCGACGGAGGCGTAGGCGAAGACGACGCCCTGGATGAGCAGCAGCATCGGCATCATGCCGTTGGGGAAGATGCCGCCGTTGTCGGTGATGTTGGCGAGGCCCGGGGTGTGGCCGCCGACGTCGTGCGAGGTGACGACGAGGAAGATGCCGATCAGCATGAAGGCGACGAGGGCGCCGACCTTGATGATCGCGAACCAGAACTCCATCTCGCCGAAGTACTTCACGGAGATGAGGTTGGCGGCGAGGACGACCGCGAGGGCGATCAGGGCGAGGACCCACTGCGGGACGTCGCTGAACATGGCCCAGAAGTGGGCGTAGGTCGCGGCCGCGGTGATGTCGGCGACGGCGGTGGTCGACCAGTTGAGGAAGTAGAGCCAGCCGGCCGTGTAGGCGCCCTTCTCGCCCATGAACTCACGGGCGTAGGAGACGAAGGCGCCGGACGAGGGGCGGTAGAGCACCAGCTCGCCCAAGGCCCGCACCACGAGGAAGGCGAACACGCCGCAGACGGCGTAGGCGATGAAGAGGGAGGGGCCCGCCTGGGCCATCCGGCCTCCGGCGCCCAGGAAGAGGCCGGTGCCGATGGCGCCGCCGATGGCGATCATGTTGATGTGCCGGGACTTGAGGTCCTTGCGGTATCCGGCGTCGCCTGCGTCGACGTGGGGGGTTGCGGCCGGGCTCGCCGGAACGGCGGACAGCGGCTCGGCCGCGGTGACGCGGTCACTCATGGAGTTGTTCGCCTTCGTGAGGGGGCTGTGCTGTGCGGTACCCGACCGTGCCTGGCGGGGTCTCCCCGGCACGGTCAGCGCACATCCTCACGGCAGGAGGGACGGCTGGCAGTGGCGCATGTCACTGAACGCCCGTATTTGAGCTAGTTCAGAGCTTGGCGGGCCTAGGGGGTGTCTTGTCGATCAGGCCGGATCAGGGAGCAGGGCCTGATCGGCAAGACACCCCCTAGGGCGCGAGGACGTCCAGTTCCCGGAGGGCGCCGACCGCGATCCGGCGGGTGAGCTCCTCCGCGCGGGACGCGTCCCGTTCGCGTACCGCCTCGGCGACCTGGACGTGGAGGGTGACGGCGGCCGGGTCCGGGTCCTCGAACATCACCTGGTGGTGGGTGCGGCCGGTGAGCACCTCGGCGACGACGTCGCCGAGGCGGGCGAACATCTCGTTCCCCGAGGCGTTGAGGACGACCCGGTGGAAGGCGATGTCGTGGACCAGGTACTCCTCCAGGCGCCGGCCGCGCGAGGTGGCGACCATGCCGAGGGCCTGCTCGGTGAGCTCGCGGCACTGTTCGGGGGTGGCGTGCAGCGCGGCGAGGCCGGCGGCGACGGGTTCGACGGCCGAGCGCAGCACGGTGAGGGAGCGGAGCTGGCGGGGACGGTCGGCGCCGGCGAGCCGCCAGCGGATGACCTGGGGGTCGTACACGTTCCAGCTCGCGGTGGGGAGCACGGTCACGCCGACGCGGCGGCGGGACTCGACGAGGTGCATGGACTCCAGGACGCGTACGACCTCGCGGACCACGGTCCTGGAGACGTCGAAGCGCTGGGCGAGCTCGTCGGTGCGCAGCACGGTGCCCGGCGGGTACTCCCCCGCGGTGATCGCGAGACCCAGGGTGGCGAGGACGTGCGAATGAAGCCCCTGGGCCGGTGTCGTCATGGTGGCAAGCCTATGCGCGCCCGCGGGGATGATCACCTCGGGAATTAAAAGTACGACTTTTTCGTCACAGCCTCTTGAATACGTCGTACCCAATGGGTTTCATGGGCGCGACGGATCGATGTCGAAGAAGACAGCGAGGCACCACCCATGAGCACCACCCCCCAGCCCAGGACGAGGACAGTCGTCGTCGTGATGGGCGTCGCCGGGACCGGCAAGACCACCATCGGTCCGCTGGTCGCCGAGGCGCTGGACCTCCCCTACGCGGAGGGCGACGACTTCCACCCGGCGGCGAACGTGGCCAAGATGTCGGCCGGCGTCCCCCTGGACGACACCGACCGGGAGCCGTGGCTCGACGCCATCGGGGCGTGGGCGCACGACCGGGCCGGGCGCGGCGGGGTGGTCAGCAGCTCCGCGCTGAAGCGGGCGTACCGGGACCGGCTGCGCGCCGCGGCCCCGGGTGTGGTCTTCCTCCATCTGACCGGCGACCGGGAGCTGATCGAGCGGCGGATGGGGGCCCGCGAGGGCCACTTCATGCCGACGGCGCTCCTGGACTCCCAGTTCGCCACCCTGCAGCCGCTGCGGGAGGACGAGGCCGGCGTCGCCGTCGACGTCTCCGGCACCCCCGAAGAAATCGCCGCCCGGGCCGTCGCCGCGCTCCGCCGGCTCACCCACTGACCCCCGAGGACCCCACACCGTGACCAGTCTCAGCGTCGAGATCCTGGCAGCGGACGCCGCCGAACCCATCACCTCGGCAGGCAACGCCCAGCTCGGCATCGCCGTACTCGCCGGCATCGCCCTCATCGTCGTGCTCATCACCAGGTACAAGCTCCACGCGTTCCTGGCGCTGACCATCGGCTCGCTCGCGCTCGGCGCGTTCGCCGGAGCGCCGCTCGCGGACACCATCAAGTCCTTCACCACCGGTCTCGGCAACACCGTCGCCGGTGTGGGCGTGCTGATCGCCCTCGGCGCGATCCTCGGCAAGCTCCTCGCCGACTCGGGCGGCGCCGACCAGATCGTCGACACGATCCTGGCGCGGGCGAGCGGCCGGGCCATGCCCTGGGCGATGGTCCTCATCGCCTCCGTGATCGGCCTGCCGCTCTTCTTCGAGGTCGGCATCGTGCTGCTGATCCCGGTCGTCCTGCTCGTCGCCAAGCGCGGCAACTACTCCCTGATGCGGATCGGCATCCCGGCCCTGGCCGGTCTCTCCGTGATGCACGGGCTCATCCCGCCGCACCCCGGTCCGCTCGTCGCGATCGACGCGCTCGGCGCGAACCTGGGCGTCACCCTCGCGCTCGGTCTCGTCGTCGCCATTCCGACCGTGATCATCGCCGGTCCGCTGTTCTCCCGGTACGCCGCCCGCTGGGTGGACATCCCGGTCCCCGAGAACATGGTCCCGGTCCGACCCTCCGAGGACCTGGAGAAGCGTCCCGGCTTCGGCGCCACCGTGGCGACCGTCCTGCTGCCGGTCGTCCTGATGCTGGTCAAGGCGCTCGTCGACATCGTCGTCGACGACCCGGAGAACGGTGTCCAGAAGGTCACCGACGTCATCGGCTCGCCGCTGATCGCGCTCCTCGCCGCCGTCATAGTCGGCATGTTCACGCTGGGCCGGGCGGCCGGCTTCACCAAGGAGCGACTGTCCTCGACCGTCGAGAAGTCGCTCGCCCCGATCGCGGGTGTGCTGCTGATCGTCGGCGCGGGTGGCGGCTTCAAGCAGACCCTGATCGACATCGGCGTCGGCCAGATGATCCTCGAATTCTCCGAGAGCTGGTCCATCCCGGCGCTGCTGCTCGCCTGGCTGATCGCGGTGGCGATCCGGCTCGCGACCGGATCCGCGACGGTGGCGACGATCTCGGCGGCGGGGCTCGTGGCTCCGCTGGCGGAGGGCATGTCGACGAGCGAGACGGCGCTGCTGGTGCTCGCGATCGGTGCGGGGTCGCTCTTCTTCAGCCATGTCAACGACGCCGGGTTCTGGCTGGTGAAGGAGTACTTCGGGATGAACGTCGGCCAGACGATCAAGACCTGGTCGGTGATGGAGACGATCATCTCGGTCGTGGGCATCGTGTTCGTGCTGCTGCTGTCACTGGTGTTGTGACCCGAGCGTGTGTACGGCCGTGAGGGCCGGTCATGGCTGACAGACTGTCGGCCATGACCGGCCCTCACGCACTCAAGCCCTTCCTGCTCGCCTACCCCGGCCCCCTGCGGGACCTTCTCGTCGCCGCAGTGCTCGCCGGCGAGAAGGTCTCCACGACCGGCCTCCTGGTGGAGTGGCAGGTCGAGAACGAGGACCTGCCGGAGGTCGGCGAGCGCTCGGCCCTCATCGACTCGGACGGGCGCGAGGTCGCGGTCGTGGAGGTGA
Above is a genomic segment from Streptomyces sp. NBC_00094 containing:
- a CDS encoding amino acid permease; this encodes MSDRVTAAEPLSAVPASPAATPHVDAGDAGYRKDLKSRHINMIAIGGAIGTGLFLGAGGRMAQAGPSLFIAYAVCGVFAFLVVRALGELVLYRPSSGAFVSYAREFMGEKGAYTAGWLYFLNWSTTAVADITAAATYAHFWAMFSDVPQWVLALIALAVVLAANLISVKYFGEMEFWFAIIKVGALVAFMLIGIFLVVTSHDVGGHTPGLANITDNGGIFPNGMMPMLLLIQGVVFAYASVELCGVAAGETENPEKIMPKAINSIMWRVGLFYVGSVILLALILPYTAYSGDQSPFVTVFDKLGIPGAAGVMNLVVLTAALSSLNSGLYSTGRILRSMSLSGSAPRFTGVMNKGGVPYGGILLTAGFGVLGVALNYVMPGEAFELVLNFASIGIIGTWAMIMVCSLLFWRSARQGKLTRPGYNLPWAPYTQIVTLVFLASVLVLMWMDEGISRTTVNCLPLIAAALVGGWFLVRRRVRTTASTHRH
- a CDS encoding FadR/GntR family transcriptional regulator; protein product: MTTPAQGLHSHVLATLGLAITAGEYPPGTVLRTDELAQRFDVSRTVVREVVRVLESMHLVESRRRVGVTVLPTASWNVYDPQVIRWRLAGADRPRQLRSLTVLRSAVEPVAAGLAALHATPEQCRELTEQALGMVATSRGRRLEEYLVHDIAFHRVVLNASGNEMFARLGDVVAEVLTGRTHHQVMFEDPDPAAVTLHVQVAEAVRERDASRAEELTRRIAVGALRELDVLAP
- a CDS encoding gluconokinase, with translation MSTTPQPRTRTVVVVMGVAGTGKTTIGPLVAEALDLPYAEGDDFHPAANVAKMSAGVPLDDTDREPWLDAIGAWAHDRAGRGGVVSSSALKRAYRDRLRAAAPGVVFLHLTGDRELIERRMGAREGHFMPTALLDSQFATLQPLREDEAGVAVDVSGTPEEIAARAVAALRRLTH
- a CDS encoding GntP family permease, which translates into the protein MTSLSVEILAADAAEPITSAGNAQLGIAVLAGIALIVVLITRYKLHAFLALTIGSLALGAFAGAPLADTIKSFTTGLGNTVAGVGVLIALGAILGKLLADSGGADQIVDTILARASGRAMPWAMVLIASVIGLPLFFEVGIVLLIPVVLLVAKRGNYSLMRIGIPALAGLSVMHGLIPPHPGPLVAIDALGANLGVTLALGLVVAIPTVIIAGPLFSRYAARWVDIPVPENMVPVRPSEDLEKRPGFGATVATVLLPVVLMLVKALVDIVVDDPENGVQKVTDVIGSPLIALLAAVIVGMFTLGRAAGFTKERLSSTVEKSLAPIAGVLLIVGAGGGFKQTLIDIGVGQMILEFSESWSIPALLLAWLIAVAIRLATGSATVATISAAGLVAPLAEGMSTSETALLVLAIGAGSLFFSHVNDAGFWLVKEYFGMNVGQTIKTWSVMETIISVVGIVFVLLLSLVL
- a CDS encoding ASCH domain-containing protein, giving the protein MTGPHALKPFLLAYPGPLRDLLVAAVLAGEKVSTTGLLVEWQVENEDLPEVGERSALIDSDGREVAVVEVTEVRVLPLGEVGLRHALDEGEGHTTVAEWRSAHERFWHSEEMREGLGDPEFVVDDGTMVVAERFRVVETL